One Flavobacteriales bacterium DNA segment encodes these proteins:
- a CDS encoding AsnC family protein, with translation MEKDNYKIDSLDRLIIKHLSDNGRKSFKDIATALDVTVMTVHNRYKN, from the coding sequence ATGGAAAAAGACAATTATAAAATTGATTCGCTAGACAGGCTGATAATAAAACATCTTTCTGACAATGGCAGAAAATCATTTAAAGATATTGCCACAGCACTTGATGTAACTGTGATGACAGTGCACAACAGATACAAGAATTT